Within the Arthrobacter sp. UKPF54-2 genome, the region TCGTTGAACAGCGCCAGGTACTCCCCGTCGGAGCGCAGCAGCACCTCGGCGCCCGGCACGTTCGCCAGCGCCGGCATGGCGTCCGCCGTCGTGATCCGGGCGAGCGAGTAGGGCAGCCGCTCGAGCCGCATCGGGGCGCTGAAGTCGTGCGCCATCCGGTCTTCGACCACCTCGAACTGCATCGGACCGACGGCGGCCAGCACGGGTGCCTGGTCGCCGCGGATGTCCGAGCGGAGCACCTGGATGACGCCCTCGTGTTCGAGCTGTTCGATGCCGCGGCGGAACTGCTTGAAGCGGCTGGGGTCCTTGGAGCGGGCCACCTGGAAGTGCTCGGGGGCGAACAGCGGGATGGCGGGGAACTCCACCGGCCGCTCCAGGAACAGGCTGTCCCCGACGCGGAGCGAAGAGGCGTTCACGAGGCCCACAACGTCGCCGGGGAAGGCCTCGTCGATGACTTCGCGTTCGCGGCCGAAGACCTGCTGGGCGTACTTGGTGGCGAAGGACTTCCCGGTCCGGCCCTGGGTGACCACCATGCCGCGTTCGAAGATACCGGAGCAGACCCGGATGAACGCGACGTGGTCGCGGTGGGCCTTGTTCATGCCGGCCTGGACCTTGAAAACGAATCCGGCGAACGGGGCATCCACCGGCCGCGGGTCCCCGTCGACGTCGGGCCTGGGGGCCGCAGGCGGCGCGAAGTCCACCAAAGCGTCGAGGATTTCCTTCACGCCGAAGTTCAGCGCGGCGGAGCTGAAGAGGATCGGCGTCGCCTTGCCGGCGTGGAACGCGTCGACGTCGAACGCGAGGTTGGATTCGATCACCAGGCCGGCCTCGTCGACGGCGTTGGACCAGTCCCCGCCCTGGCTGGCGGCGGCCTGCTCCGGGGTGAAGTACTCGGTGAGGGCGATGTTGGCGCCGGCGTTGTTGCGCTGGAACCGGGCGAAGCGGTCGTTCCGCAGGTCCCAGACGCCGCGGAAGTCACCGGAGATGCCCACCGCCCAGGTGAGCGGCATGGGCTGCAGCCCGGTGCGTTCGGTGATCTCGTCCATCAAGGCCAGCGCGTCCAGACCCGGCCGGTCCCACTTGTTGATCACGGTGATGATGGGCAGGTTGCGCTGCTTGCAGACCTCGAAAAGCTTCATGGTCTGGGTTTCCAGGCCCTTGGCCGCGTCCACGAGCATCACGGCGCAGTCGACGGCGGCCAGCACCCGGTAGGTGTCCTCGGAGAAGTCCGCGTGGCCGGGGGTGTCCAGCAGGTTGATGACGGTGTCCCGGTAGGCGAACTGCAGCGCCGCGGAGCTGATGGAGATGCCGCGGTCCTTCTCCATCTGCATCCAGTCGGAGACGGTTTCCTTGCGGTTGGCCTTGCCGCTTGAGGCACCGGCGGTGCCGATCACCTTCGCGTGCAGGGCGAGCGCCTCGGTCAGCGTGGACTTGCCGGCGTCGGGGTGCGAAATGACTGCGAAGGTCCGGCGCCGGGCTGCCTGCTTGTGAATCTCCTGGACTCGGGCGGGGCTGTGGACTTCTTGAGACACGGTGCTACTTTCGCTGCGGCTGTGGACGGGTCACGGCGCGGAGATTCCGCGGTACACCCAAGGCAACAAGTTTATCGCAGGCAGGGGCGCGCCCGGGCGGCGGTCCAAAAATGCGCTTTCGGGACAGGATGCTTTGGGCATCCTTGGGGCGCTCTTCCCGGGGCCGGAATGGGCCACTTTGAGGCTTGTCCGTGCGGAAACCGCCCTCCGGTACCCCTATGATGGTGCATACGGGAAACCGG harbors:
- a CDS encoding peptide chain release factor 3, translated to MSQEVHSPARVQEIHKQAARRRTFAVISHPDAGKSTLTEALALHAKVIGTAGASSGKANRKETVSDWMQMEKDRGISISSAALQFAYRDTVINLLDTPGHADFSEDTYRVLAAVDCAVMLVDAAKGLETQTMKLFEVCKQRNLPIITVINKWDRPGLDALALMDEITERTGLQPMPLTWAVGISGDFRGVWDLRNDRFARFQRNNAGANIALTEYFTPEQAAASQGGDWSNAVDEAGLVIESNLAFDVDAFHAGKATPILFSSAALNFGVKEILDALVDFAPPAAPRPDVDGDPRPVDAPFAGFVFKVQAGMNKAHRDHVAFIRVCSGIFERGMVVTQGRTGKSFATKYAQQVFGREREVIDEAFPGDVVGLVNASSLRVGDSLFLERPVEFPAIPLFAPEHFQVARSKDPSRFKQFRRGIEQLEHEGVIQVLRSDIRGDQAPVLAAVGPMQFEVVEDRMAHDFSAPMRLERLPYSLARITTADAMPALANVPGAEVLLRSDGEYLALFNDVWALRRIEKNHPDLTLVPIGTHNPAK